A section of the Oryza sativa Japonica Group chromosome 1, ASM3414082v1 genome encodes:
- the LOC4326037 gene encoding uncharacterized protein, which produces MDSKKFLQLLEEKKKRILEKKEAPLKWEQKLEAAAKAKADAEAKEKKLKSRKHRRRGHSSSDSESDSDSDGDRKHRKRKDRKRHRKHGHSDSDEAKRHKRRSKRRSSDSSDDTDSDEYDSGSEEENRRKKRSHRRKHRRHSSRSDSDASDYSSDDEERRSSKKDHSSSRSHRHHHHRSSGDDSGSESEERGRSRHKKHHRSSDEDATSDSNNHKHRRSRSLEESSDDAAAGEYEKVRNGKRPHKTGHHRHHHRHHHHHHDHRSSSEPNDKKRQDGQKALEGGNVD; this is translated from the coding sequence ATGGACTCCAAGAAGTTCCTACAGCTGCttgaagagaaaaagaagagaatcCTTGAGAAGAAAGAAGCCCCACTGAAATGGGAGCAAAAGCTCGAAGCAGCAGCGAAGGCAAAAGCTGATGCTGAAGCAAAGGAAAAGAAGCTTAAGTCAAGAAAGCACAGAAGGAGGGGCCATTCTTCCTCAGACTCTGAAAGTGATTCCGACAGTGATGGTGATCGGAAGCacaggaagaggaaggaccgCAAAAGGCACAGGAAACACGGTCACTCTGATTCCGATGAAGCCAAGAGGCACAAGCGCAGATCAAAGAGGAGAAGCTCAGACTCAAGCGATGATACTGATAGTGATGAATATGATAGTGGGTCTGAAGAAGAAAATCGAAGGAAGAAGCGCTCACACAGGAGAAAGCATCGCCGACATTCATCAAGGTCTGATTCTGATGCTTCAGACTATAGCAGCGATGATGAAGAGAGGAGATCTTCCAAGAAGGACCATTCCAGTTCCAGGAGTCAcaggcaccaccaccaccgatcATCTGGTGATGACTCAGGGTCTGAGTCTGAGGAGAGGGGCAGGTCAAGACATAAGAAACATCATAGATCAAGCGATGAGGATGCAACATCAGATTCCAACAACCATAAGCACCGTAGGAGTCGCTCCCTGGAGGAGTCATCCGATGATGCAGCTGCCGGTGAATATGAAAAGGTGAGAAATGGTAAAAGGCCTCACAAGACCGGACACCatcgtcaccaccaccgccaccaccatcaccatcatGATCACCGTAGCTCTTCTGAACCTAATGACAAGAAGCGGCAAGATGGCCAGAAAGCCCTTGAAGGTGGCAACGTTGATTAA
- the LOC4326038 gene encoding eukaryotic translation initiation factor 3 subunit A, protein MATFAKPENALKRAEELIHVGQKQAALQALHDLITSKRYRSWQKPLERIMMKYVELCVDLRKGRFAKDGLIQYRIVCQQVNVSSLEEVIKHFMQLSNEKAEQARNQAQALEDALDVEDLEADKRPEDLMLSYVSGEKGKDRSDREHVTPWFKFLWETYRTVLEILRNNSKLEALYAMTAHKAFQFCKQYKRTTEFRRLCEIIRNHLANLNKYRDQRDRPDLTAPESLQLYLDTRVEQLKIATELSLWQEAFRSVEDIHGLMSMVKKTPKPSVLVVYYAKLTEIFWISDCHLYHAYAWLKLFYLQKSYNKNLSQKDLQLIASSVLLAALAVSPYDHKYGASHLELENEKDRNLRIANLVNFSLDSKRENREVPSRASLFSELAAKGVIACASQDVKDLYNLLEHDFLPLDLVSKAQPLLSKISKIGGKLSSAPLVPEVFLSQYLPALEKLTTLRVLQQASQIFQSVKIDMLSRMIPFFDFSVVEKISVDAVKHNFVAMKVNHLSGAVHFGKMDIESDCLSNHLSVLADSLNKARSLIHPPVKKPSKLGENLTSLAAVVENEHKRLLARKSIIEKRKEDLERQILEKEKEEEKKRLSVLKKSAEDERIRLLNDVKLREQERIRRQLVEKEKIEAEELLQKQIKEIAKRGGKKPVLQGEVTKEAVMELAMNEQFKERQEMEKKLQKTGKQMDYLERAKRQEEAPLIEQAFQKRLEVEKILHEQEQLREIELSKQHHAGDLQEKNRLSRMLEHKNIFQERIVQRREAEFSRLKKERDERTSQLISSRKRERDTVRKLMYYLNLEEQRLQRLREEEEARKREEEERRKREETERKAKLDAIAAKQLQRERELEEKKEKQRMEALMGRGAGAAEPARTPDAAPVAQPAQPVAAPAAAAAAAAPAAGKYVPKFKRGGDGGSSAGGQRPAVAPEQDRWGSRDDRPRPDMRPLRQEAPPARDAAPPARQDGPPGTWRPSRYSSSSSSSTWSSRRN, encoded by the exons ATGGCGACCTTCGCGAAACCTGAGAACGCGCTCAAGAGAGCGGAGG AGTTGATACATGTTGGGCAGAAGCAGGCAGCGCTACAGGCGTTACATGATCTCATCACTTCAAAAAGATACAGGTCATGGCAAAAGCCACTCGAAAGGATTATGATGAAGTATGTGGAGCTCTGTGTAGACCTGAGGAAGGGCAGGTTTGCGAAAGATGGCCTTATTCAGTACAGGATTGTCTGCCAGCAAGTGAATGTGTCATCCTTGGAGGAGGTGATAAAACACTTCATGCAGCTTTCCAATGAGAAAGCAGAGCAAGCAAGGAACCAGGCGCAAGCACTGGAAGATGCCCTGGATGTAGAAGATCTGGAAGCAGACAAGCGGCCTGAGGATTTGATGCTCAGCTATGTCAGCGGGGAGAAAGGGAAGGACCGATCAGACAGAGAGCATGTCACACCATGGTTCAAGTTTCTCTGGGAAACATACAGAACAGTTCTTGAGATATTGAGAAACAATTCAAAGCTTGAAGCATTATATGCT ATGACTGCTCACAAGGCTTTTCAATTTTGTAAGCAGTATAAGAGAACGACTGAATTCCGTAGGTTGTGCGAGATAATAAGAAATCATCTTGCTAACTTGAACAAATACCGTGACCAGCGAGATCGTCCTGATCTGACTGCCCCAGAAAGCTTACAGCTATACCTGGACACTAGAGTTGAACAACTAAAAATTGCTACAGAGCTCTCTCTCTGGCAG GAGGCCTTTAGGTCTGTGGAAGACATCCATGGCTTGATGAGCATGGTGAAGAAAACACCAAAACCATCTGTCCTGGTTGTGTATTATGCCAAGTTGACTGAAATATTCTGGATATCTGATTGCCACTTgtatcatgcatatgcatggctTAAGCTATTCTACTTGCAGAAAAGCTACAATAAGAACTTGTCTCAGAAGGACCTTCAATTAATAGCTTCTTCTGTTTTGCTTGCTGCACTTGCCGTGTCACCATATGACCATAAATATGGCGCATCTCATCTTGAGCTTGAAAATGAGAAAGATCGTAATCTGCGGATAGCTAATCTCGTCAACTTCTCCCTTGACTCCAAGCGTGAGAATAGAGAAGTG CCATCAAGAGCATCTCTTTTTTCTGAGCTG gCTGCCAAAGGTGTCATTGCCTGTGCTTCACAAGATGTCAAAGATTTATACAACCTTTTGGAACACGATTTTCTTCCTCTGGATCTCGTATCCAAAGCACAGCCACTGCTATCTAAGATTTCAAAGATTGGAGGGAAGCTTTCATCAGCTCCCTTGGTTCCAGAAGTTTTTCTGTCACAGTACCTTCCTGCTTTGGAGAAGTTAACAACTTTAAGGGTGTTGCAACAG GCTTCCCAGATATTTCAGTCTGTGAAAATTGATATGCTCTCAAGAATGATCCCATTCTTTGACTTTTCTGTTGTTGAGAAGATCTCTGTTGATGCCGTGAAACACAATTTTGTTGCTATGAAAGTCAACCATTTATCAGGAGCTGTCCATTTTGGGAAAATG GACATTGAATCTGATTGTCTCAGTAATCACCTAAGTGTTTTGGCTGATTCTCTAAATAAAGCAAGGAGCCTTATCCATCCACCTGTGAAGAAGCCATCCAAGCTTGGTGAAAACTTAACGAGTCTTGCTGCAGTAGTGGAGAATGAGCACAAGCGTCTTCTTGCGAGGAAATCAATTATTGAAAAACGCAAAGAAGATCTTGAGCGCCAAATATTGGAAAAG gaaaaggaagaagaaaaaaagagattgAGTGTTCTCAAGAAATCTGCAGAAGATGAAAGGATAAGGCTTCTCAATGATGTAAAATTGAGGGAACAGGAGAGGATCCGTCGACAATtggttgaaaaagaaaagatagaggCAGAAGAACTGCTTCAGAAACAGATAAAGGAGATAgcaaagagaggaggaaaaaaaccTGTCCTTCAGGGG GAAGTTACTAAGGAGGCTGTGATGGAATTGGCTATGAATGAGCAGTTTAAGGAGCGCCAAGAGATGGAGAAAAAACTACAGAAGACTGGTAAGCAAATGGATTACTTGGAGAGGGCAAAAAGGCAGGAAGAGGCACCTCTAATTGAGCAAGCTTTTCAAAAACGCCTTGAAGTAGAGAAAATCCTTCATGAGCAAGAGCAGCTG AGAGAGATTGAGCTCAGCAAGCAACACCATGCAGGTGACCTGCAGGAGAAGAACAGACTTTCTCGAATGTTGGAGCATAAG AACATTTTCCAGGAAAGAATTGTCCAACGTCGTGAAGCTGAGTTTAGTCGTCTTAAGAAAGAGAGGGATGAAAGGACTAGTCAATTGATATCATCAAGGAAGCGTGAAAGGGATACAGTGCGGAAGTTAATGTACTATCTTAACTTAGAAGAGCAGCGCCTCCAAAGGCTCCGTGAGGAAGAGGAAGCTAGAAAACGTGAAG aggaagagaggagaaagagggaaGAGACTGAGAGGAAGGCTAAGCTGGATGCAATTGCAGCCAAGCAGCTGCAGAGAGAGAGGGAACtagaagagaagaaggaaaaaCAGAGAATGGAAGCTCTCATGGGAAGAGGAGCTGGAGCTGCTGAGCCTGCACGCACTCCTGATGCTGCTCCGGTTGCACAGCCAGCTCAGCCGGTAGCTgcaccggctgctgctgctgccgctgctgcaccAGCTGCTGGTAAGTATGTCCCGAAGTTTAAACgaggtggtgatggtggcagTAGTGCTGGCGGCCAGAGACCTGCTGTGGCACCTGAGCAAGACCGTTGGGGTTCACGGGATGATCGCCCACGTCCTGATATGCGTCCGCTCCGCCAAGAGGCACCCCCTGCTCGCGATGCTGCTCCCCCAGCCCGCCAAGATGGTCCTCCAGGCACATGGCGACCTTCAAGATACTCAAGTTCATCATCTTCCTCAACCTGGAGCAGCAGGCGCAACTGA
- the LOC9268597 gene encoding uncharacterized protein encodes MGITPSCIPLAPVAGGSSSTACKIIHVDGTVTRLARPVRASELMVDYPGQFVCDSGRLAVGCRVPGVAADELLEPRRAYFLLPMDMLYSVLTDEEMAALSSFHAATAASSSWKRIATGGGRRRDGSHGGRISEPTDHEGDDGSDDGARFFPVLSLQLHAAPDAAAAAAAGVKPSGGGGGVRRHRSWHPRLEAIDEVPCTGG; translated from the coding sequence ATGGGGATCACGCCGTCGTGCATACCGCTGGCTCCGGTGGCGGGCggctcgtcgtcgacggcgtgcAAGATCATCCACGTCGATGGCACGGTGACGCGGCTCGCGCGGCCGGTGAGGGCGTCGGAACTGATGGTGGACTACCCGGGGCAGTTCGTGTGCGactccggccgcctcgccgtcggctGCCGGGTGCCCGGCGTGGCGGCGGACGAGCTCCTCGAGCCGCGGCGCGCCTACTTCCTGCTGCCCATGGACATGCTCTACTCCGTGCTCACCGACGAGGAGATGGCCGCGCTCTCCAGCttccacgccgccaccgcggcctcCTCGTCGTGGAAGAGgatcgccaccggcggcggtcgccgccgcgatgGGAGCCACGGTGGCCGGATCAGCGAGCCGACGGATCACGAAGGCGACGACGGAAGCGACGATGGCGCCAGGTTCTTTCCGGTGCTCAGCCTGCAGCTCCACGCCgcgccggacgccgccgccgccgccgccgccggagtcaagccgagcggcggcggcggcggcgtgaggcgGCACCGGTCGTGGCATCCGAGGCTGGAGGCCATCGACGAGGTGCCGTGCACCGGCGGTTGA
- the LOC9268813 gene encoding fruit protein pKIWI502, whose amino-acid sequence MLLRSAPRRLHHLRPHHLSTAAALAAAPPTPTEWTTAPVASVGAATADASLFHVSLDLSSRADLLASHVAAGQFLPFRLPAAPYPIFLAISSSPPAPGLATSFDFLVKRLPGTPSACLCDLRPGDLVHVGGSVVGRGFEVGRIADARDVLVFATGSGISPIRSLIESGFGENENIDVKLFYGVRNLQRMAYQERFTNWESSGIKIIPVLSRPDDQWTGERGYVQNAFSRMKKVVNPSSMGAILCGHKQMSEEITRALVADGVPKDRILTNF is encoded by the exons atgCTCCTCcggtcggcgccgcgccgcctccaccacctccgcccgCACCACCTctctaccgccgccgccctcgcggcggcgccgccgaccccgACCGAGTGGACCACGGCGCCGGTCGCCTCCGTCGGCGCGGCCACCGCCGACGCGTCCCTCTTCCACGTCTCCCTCGACCTCTCCTCCCGCGCCGACCTCCTCgcctcccacgtcgccgccggccagtTCCTCCCCttccgcctccccgccgcgcccTACCCGATCTtcctcgccatctcctcctcccctcccgcgccggGCCTCGCGACCTCCTTCGATTTCCTCGTTAAGCGACTCCCCGGCACCCCCTCCGCGTGCCTCTGCGACCTGCGCCCCGGCGACCTCGTCCACGTCGGCGGCAGCGTCGTCGGCCGCGGATTCGAGGTCGGCAGGATCGCTGACGCGCGCGATGTCCTCGTCTTCGCCACCGGATCCGGGATCAG TCCAATTCGGTCACTCATCGAGTCAGGTTTTGGCGAAAATGAGAACATTGATGTAAAGCTCTTTTATGGGGTTAGAAATCTTCAGAGGATGGCATATCAG GAGAGATTCACTAATTGGGAATCCAGTGGAATCAAAATTATACCTGTTCTCTCAAGACCTGATGATCAATGGACCGGCGAGCGAGGCTATGTCCAG AATGCTTTTTCAAGGATGAAGAAGGTTGTAAATCCTTCATCCATGGGGGCAATTTTGTGTGGACATAAACAGATGTCTGAG GAAATTACTAGAGCACTTGTTGCTGACGGTGTGCCAAAAGATAGAATCTTAACAAACTTCTGA